GTCTCAAGTATTTTCTTATATCAAGCATCGCCTCAATAAAGCTGGCTGCCAAAATCACCTCTTTAGCAATGAGTCGATTGCTTATATTCACCAAGTGACCGCAGGGATCCCAAGACTGATTAATCTATTAGCAGATAGGTGCTTATTGGGGGCTTATTCTGCTCAGCAGCAAGAAGTAACCAAACACATAGCGCAACAAGCTGCAAAAGAAGCGTTGCCACTTAATTTGATCCCTGAACAACAAACCAAAAAGCTCAATGTGCCGATGTTAGTGTCGGGGTGGGTGGCCGCAATGTTTGCCTGCGGTTTTGGTCTTTCCTATATTTTTTAATGGTGTGTCATGTCTTATCTTGTTAATGCATTAAAACAATCACAACAACAATCTAAATCTGAGCAAGAGTATGTACAAGCACGTCAATCTGCACAGGTCGCATTTTATAAACGGCTGAGCTTGGGCTTAGGCGGTGGACTTATCAGTGTTTGTGCACTGAGCGCAGGGTATTTTCTTGGTCAATCAGTACAATCAGCCGATAATGAACAGGCGCAAGTGGCTGTTGAGGCTGCGCCTGAGGTTGAGACAAATACAGGTGTTACAGAGACACAAGTTGTCACAAGTACGTCTGACAGTATTCAGGTAGAGCCTGAAACTACACAATCTATAGCCACACACAGTGTACCTGCAAACAGTAATATTGTTGCCAATGCGCCTGTTATGACAAATCAATTACAGCAGCCAGTGTTAATGCAGCAGCCTATGGTGCAAAATCAAATCCATTATCAGTGGATGTCAGTACAAGTGGGCTTTGATGCCAGTGGCCGTGCTGTGTATTCTCAGCAGCTGGTCCCCGTAAATAGTCAGGGCCAAATTGTGAATGTGCCAATACAAAACCAGATGCCACAAACTCAGCAGTTTGCGGCAACAGGGCAATTTGCTCAGCCGAATATGACCTATCCACAGCAGTCATTCACTGCGCCAAACTCTGGACAAGTTTATAATTCGGCTATGCCTCAGCAATACACAGGTACGCAGCAAGCAAACCAATTTAATCAGCCACAAAGCCGTCAAGATAATGAGCTTGCGGGTGTATCAGATGAATTAAAAAAAGCGTTTGCAGCGGCTGTCGAAGAGACTCGTCCTACCTTTACCATAGATTCCGATGAAGAAGGTGATGTGGTTTCTAGTAGTAAAGAGACTGCACAAGCAACACCTGTTGAGCTCTTGCCGCCTAAATTGCAAAACAGTATTCCATCTTTGCGATATCAAGCCCATATTTATGCCACAGAGCCTGATAAGCGCTGGATAAAAGTGAATAATCGCGAGTTGTATGAGGGAGATAACTTGGGGGCTTTGACGATTGTAGAAATCACGCCAGAGCAAGCTTTATTTGATTTTGATGGTATTGAGTTTACCTTGAATGCTATGCAGGATTGGATCCCATAACAGGCATTATTAGAACTTAGCGCTTTCGGGCGCTAAGGGAGCATAGAGTGGCGGAAAAATTTAATTAAATCTAAACCAAACTCTTCAGGTTTGACAGCAGCCTCTAATTCATCGTCGATGCGTTTATCACTCAAATCGACATCTCTCACTTCGACATGAAACATGTTTTTTGCGTTATAAAATACTTTTACTACAGGCTGCAGAGGAGAAGTTGGATTGCTGGCTGCAACGATACCCACTCGATGACTTTTAAGCTTAACTAAGGTGCCGACCGGATACATGCCAATACAGTGTATAAACTGGTTAAGTAGATCGCCATCAAATTGATCAGGGCAACCAGCTTTGAGCTTTTTAAATGCTTTTATGGGCGTCATACCTACCTTGTAGACTCTATCTGCGGTTAGGGCATCATAGACATCGACAATCGAAATCATACGCACATATTGTGACAATTCATCCCCTTGTTTAGCGTAAGGGTAGCCTGTACCATCAAGGCGTTCATGATGAAAGCCCGCGATTTCTGCAGCGATTTCACCCAAGCCGCTGTCTTTAACAATATCGTGACTGTATTTAGCGTGTTCACGCATGATAGCGAATTCATTTTCACTGAGCTTGTCTGGTTTTTGCAGTATTTCGTCAGGGATCTTAATTTTTCCAATATCATGTAAAAGTGCACCGGTCGCAAGTTCTTCTATGAGTGCACGTTCAAAACCAAGGTGTTTGGCAAATATGCTCATCAAAATAGAGACGTTTAGAGAATGCTCTAAAAGATAGCCATCTTTTTCTCGGATCCGCGCGATACAGGCAAGCGCATCTTGATTTCTAAAGACAGAATCAATAAACCCAGAGGCGGTTTCTTTGAATTCTGCGATATTTACTTTTCGACCCTCTTTGATATCAGAGAAAGCCTTTTCTTGTAGTTGCTTGGCTTGCTCATACATTTTGACGGCTTGGCCAAGTTCGGCTTCAACGGGTACGGCTTTATGCCAAGGATCAGGTTTGGCGGTTGTGGTCACTTCGTCGGTTACTTCAGGTTCAGGCTGGGATTGATCTAAAGTTTTGTCAGGATCGATTTCGACTTCTAATACACCTGAATGGATCAGGTTATTGATCCCTTTTTCATCTCTCACCCAACCCTGATTTTTGACGCGTATATGTCCGGCTTGCTTGATCACACCAACAACAAACATACCAGGTTGCAACTCTTTGATATTTATTGTTTTCACAGTATAAAAACCCCTTGTGTAGAGTTTAAGCTTAGCAAAGGCACATCAAAATGAAAGCGTAAAAGTACACAGATTATGATCATTTTTGGTCAAAATGAGCGGCATAAATAGTTGCATTTATCACCAATTGCTTACAAGCTGGAACGACTTTTTCAATTGAATAATAATAACGTTATGAAAACATTGCTCACATCAATGGCGTTTTTGTGCTGCGCACATCAAGCGGTTGCCAGTAATTTAGAATCCACAATTAGTCAGTCGCTTCCTAAATTAGAAGCCTTGTATTTACACCTACATCAAAACCCTGAGCTTTCAATGCAAGAAAAGCAAACCGGCGCACGGTTAGCTGACGAGCTCACAGCATTGGGCTTTGAAGTCACCGAACGAGTGGGTGGCTACGGAGTCGTTGGTTTAATGAAAAATGGGGATGGGCCTACGGTAATGATCCGAGCAGATACGGATGGATTGCCGATTATTGAGCAAACTGGAAAGCCTTATGCCTCAAAAATCCGAGTTAAAGATGCTAACAATAATCTGGTGGGGGTGATGCATGGCTGTGGGCATGATATTCATATGACCAGCTTCATTGGCGCGGCTGAGCAACTAGTCAAACGCAAACAACAGTGGCAAGGCACATTAATGATGGTGGCGCAGCCAGCAGAAGAGGTAGGTGCTGGGGCTAAAGCAATGTTAAAAGAAGGTTTGTTTAGCAAATTTGCTAAGCCTGATCATGTGCTTGGCTTGCATGTTAGTGCATCATTACCTGCGGGAAAAGTTGCGATCTCCCCAGGTTATGCCTTAGCCAATGTTGATTCCGTAGATATAACGGTTAAGGGTCAAGGTGGTCATGGTGCCTATCCCCATACAACAATTGATCCCATCGTGTTAGCGTCACGCATTGTTCTCGGGATCCAGACCATTACCAGTCGAGAGGTCTCACCGCTTAAACCTTCGGTGATCACGGTGGGATCTATTCATGGTGGATCCAAGCACAATATTATTTCTAACGAAGTGAAGTTACAGTTGACGTTACGATCTTACGACAGAGAAGTGAGAGATCAGCAGATAGCAGCATTAAAACGCCTTACCAAAGGCGTGGCTTTAAGCGCAGGGTTGCCACCAGAACAAGCACCGGTTGTGCATGTGCACGAGTCGGAGAGCATTCCATCAACTTATAATGCACCTGCTCTTGCTAATGCGGTAACAGCGAGTATTAAAAATGAGTTGGGTGCTGAGAATGTGGTGAAAGCAGAACCTGTGATGGCGGGTGAAGATTTTGGTCTTTACGGGCGTACAGATGATAATATTCCAATCACCATTTTTTGGTTAGGGGGCGTAGAGCCACAAGCATATGCTGATGCGCAAAAACAGGGCACTAGTTTGCCTTCATTGCATTCAAGTAAGTTTGCGCCAGATTATCCATTGGCTTTAAAAACTGGGGTACGTGCCATGACGGCCAGTGCATTAGATCTGTTTAATCAAAAATAGGGAAATGTGCCAGAGCCTAAAAAGGATCTGGCGCATTAAATTGCATCATCTCGCCACTGACTGGGTGGCAGATCTCCAACATTTGTGCATGTAGCTGCAAACGCTCTGCGGCTTTGAGGGCATGACCTGTCGCATATAGCCTATCACCTAGAATAACATGACCCAGTGATTGCATATGCACCCGCAGTTGGTGCGAGCGACCAGTAATGGGCGTAAGTGAAACACGTGTTGCATGTGGCTCGTATTCAAGTACTTCATAGTGGGTCAGTGATGGCTTGCCAGCCTCATGACAGACTTTTTGCTTGGGGCGATTAGGCCAATCACAGATGAGTGGCAGGTCAACTGAACCTTCTGTGCGCTCTAGTTTGCCATGTACCCGTGCGACATAACGCTTCTTGGTTAGTCTGTCTTGAAATTGAATACTTAAAAACCGATGTGCTTCTTTGTGCATTGCTAAACACAATATGCCTGATGTCGCCATATCTAAACGGTGCACGATTTTTGCGGTTGGAAAAACACGGTTGATGCGGTTAATGACGCTGTCCGCATGTTTTGGATCTTTGCCAGGTACTGTCAACAAGCCACTTGGTTTGTTGATCACCAACATATGCTCATCCTGATATAAGAGGCCAAGGTAGGGATCGGTTGGTGGGTTGTAATTTAAGAGCACTGCAAAATTCCAAATTTGATCGAAAACGTGCGTATTCTAACTGGCTACGATCAAAAGGCCAAGTAAACCCTAGCTGCTTGGTACAATGGTTAATTCAATTCCAAGTGATTGGATACTTGTTTGTACATCTTGGCGTATCCCCTCATCTGTTATCACGTGATTTATCTTATGTGCAGGCACAATCTGGTAGGTTTTGGTTTTATCAAGTTTATCATGGGGGCCCATTAAAACGGTGCGATCGGCTTGTTCAATGGTTGCACGTAATACTTCAGCTTCTTCAAGGTAGTTGACGCAAAAACCGTGTTTGGCGTGAAATGCACAGATCCCCATAAAAACAATATCAAAGCGGATCTGTTTGAGCATTTCAATTGCACTGTGGCCCACGGTACGCATAGCTGGTTTAAACATTTTACCGCCAATTTGGATCACGTTTACCTGAGGTTGTTGCATGAGATCCTGAACAATGAGTGGGCAGCCTGTGACAACGGTTAAAGGTAAATTAGCGGGTAAATTTTGTGCGAGGTAGCGGCACGTTTCGCCAGAATCTATGACGATGGTTTGTCCCGCTTCTAGCATATTAAGTGCGGGTTCCAAAAAGCGCTTTTTTGAGGGATCTGGCGTGTTTAATCGGTCAAAATAATCAGGTGTCTCTTCTTGCATCACCAAAGCACCGCCATGAACACGGTTTAACAGTTTTAATTCACCTAGCTTGTTGAGATCTCGCCTGATCGTGTCTTCACTAACAGCCAGTGATTTAGCCAACTCCACAGATGTGATCCTGCCATGCAGATTAAGTTGTTCTAAGATCAATTGATGTCGTTCCGCCAATAGCATTTTGCATGTTCCTGCGTTTTTTTGCCGAATTTTACTTGATCTTATCGGGATCGCAAGCGTATTATTTGCATGATATTGCATTTTTTTGCGCTTTTAAGTTTCTATTTGCATTTTATTGCCTGTTTTTAAGGAGGGAAATATGGAGTCTTACTGTAATTTGTCTAAGTATAAAGGTGCTATTTTTGATATGGATGGCACACTTGTCGATTCTGATACCGCCATTGCCAAAGCCATTGCACCTTGGTGTAAAATGCATCAACTCGATATTGAGCAAGTATTAATAGATGGCCGGGGAGTCCGCTTCGAAGATTATGTAAAGCAATACTTGCCACATTTAGATCTTCATCAGGAAGTTAAGCACTTGGAAGGTGCTGAGGCTGCTTTTGCGAAGTATGTTGAAGAGATTACAGGGGCACAGGCCTTCCTGACTCATTTACAGCAGTTGAACTTACCGTGGGCGTTAGCGACTTCAGCGGATCGTGATAATGCATTGAAGAGGATGCAAACATGCCACCTACCTATACCCACGCATTTAATCGGGGCGGAAGACGTCCAACAAGGTAAACCAGATCCAGAGCCTTTCACCGCGGCTGCAAATAAGCTGGGCTTGCCCTGTCGAGAATGTGTGGTGTTTGAAGACTCAGATGCTGGCGTACAAGGAGCATTATCTGCCGGGTGTGACGTGGTGGTAGTCGGACGGTTCTGTCAGCTATCACATCCCAATATTGTTGCCAGAATAAATGACTATACAAACTGGAATGCGAGGCTTTTGCTAGGGAGGCAAGCATGTTGAGAGTCACTTGGACACACTTTTTGATGAGTGATGAGCGTTATTGGGATATGGCAGGTGTATTATTTGGTGGTATTGGCGCATTTGCGTTACTTGGTCAACTACTGAGTGAGTTGAATCGTGATGGTGAGAGTACTTTATCGATGAGCTTTTTATTTGGCTATGTCGTCGTATTTCTGTTTTGGTTACTGTACGGTTTGAGGTTTAAACGTCCTGCAATTATTTGGACTAATGCCATTTGCTTAGGATTGCAATCGATAATCGCTTTAGTGGTTTTAAGTTAAAAAAGGGGCAAGTAACGCCCCACTTAGTTATTGAGCAACTGGGTATGGCCCTGCCTCATGAGTAAATTTGAATATCGCTTGTTTACCTATTGAACAATTTTCACCCGGTTGATATTGACAGACTGAAAGTCCATCTCTCTCAAATTGCGTTATCTCAAAAATGCTTTCCTGTTGGTTAATGAATGTGTGTAATTTACCTTCTATAAAGGAAAAGGTGCCTGTACCTTCCGGTGAGGTCACTTGATTAACTAGATCACCGTTCTCGTCTGGTAAACGACTAAATAGATATGGGTGGCTTTGACCTTGGTACTCTAAGTTCATAGTCGTGACTGAAAAGATATTTCTAGAAAAATCTTTTATGCCAAATGCTTCGTCATACTCAACTTTTAGTATCCATTTACCTTGAAATTTTAACGGGCCTTGTGGATAAAACTCTGAATTATAATGGTAAGCAATGTAGAGTGTATTGCCTTTTTTAGCGAGCAGCTCATAAAAGAATTCACAACTAACATAACAGCTATTGTCGGGACAATTAAGTACAGTTCCTTGCTCTGGATGATCTAGCTTTTCTCTAACAAGTTGATTTAGGTGGTTGAGCTTCCATTTTGAGGCTGTGTTGGCAACGCTCGCAACTGCAATTTGGTCTGAGTAGTAGTCATGAAAGCGACCATTAGACTTGCGCCATTGGCCAACAATTTGTTCGTAAGTGAGTGCAATATCCTGCTTTTCAATCATGTAGCCAGTGATCCACTTTGCTTGCTTGGATTTTTTATTTACCTGTTTTGCAACAAAGCGCAGTCCAATATCATCAATATTCTCTAATACGCGAATAACCAATTTCACGTTTTGTTCGTTGTGATGGTAGTGAAGAACAAGTTTTTTTCCTTTCAGTTTCCATGTTAAGTCACTTTGTGTGTCATCCCAATGATTGACTGTACCTTTACCGTTTTCATGAAAAGTCACTGAAACTGAGCTATTACCTCTAAACCAAGGTGTGTCTGCATGTGTGACTTCATCAATATTAGCGATTTCCCAAGTTGTATCGACCAGCTGTGTCTGCCACTTTTTCAGTTGTCGTTGTTTTACTAAAACTCCTTGGCTTGGGAGTGTATAGGTCTGTACAACCATTTGTGCTTCTTTATGCCAAACTTGCATATGCTGTGTGTATTCATTGGGTTCTTGCGTGTTGGGATTAAAGCTCAGCCCTATTAATTGGTGAATATGAGTCTCATTCTCTGACATCGGTATTTGATATCGAGTTTGCGGCTGAGAGAAGTCTGCCATTATCTGTTGCTGGGACTGCCATTGCCACTGGGCAGAAACTTTAAAATCATCAGCCACAATGACTTGGTTATTAGGCTTGAAGTTCAATTTGTAGACTTGGTCAACGTCAGTACCAATTAAAAAATAGTTGCCTTGTGGGGAAGGTATGTTCGAAGCGTATAACTTTGTGCAGATTATCGTTAACAAAAAGATATTCAGCGCCAAGAGGAGATTTACTTTTTTTATTTTCATTATCGTTTCCTTGATTGATTAAATCTTAACCACGCTATCAAGGAGGAGATATATTTACAAGAACTAAGAATATAATATGAAATTAATAATTAAAAATCAGAAAAAGTAGTGATAGAATAGTAAGTATGCAATAAAAATGTCTTTTTATTGCATACTTAAAAAAGAGTAATTACTGGTTAGCAACCACAATTAAACGGATCGCATCCAGTTTTACCTGTGCTTTAGAGATGTGCTCACTGAGCTGTGCTTTTTGCTTATCAAACACTTTAATCTCTTCCTCACGGATGTTTGGATTAATCGCTTTAAGTGCATTTAGACGAGTTTGCTCTTCGTCTAAGCGGGTTTGCATATCTGCTTGAGCCTGACTTTGCAACGTATCTAATTGCTGATTTGCAATATCTGTCGCCTTGGCAATAAGCGGGTGGATCCCTGATTGTAATGCGTTGGCTAGCTTGCTGGCTGTTTGACGGCCGACAGCAGACAGTTGCTGATTAAATGCGTCAAAGGCGACGTTTTCAGCCAGATTATTGCCTGCTTTATCCATTAATACACGAATCGGTGTCGGTGGTAAGAAGCGGCCCACTTGCAGCGCTTTAGGTGCAGAGGTTTCTGCCACATAAATCAGCTCAACAAAGAACGTACCGACAGGCAGTTTGTTGTTTTTCAGTAACGCCACAGATGCACAGCCAAAATCATCATCACAGATCATGTCCATGACGCCTTCTACCATCGGGTGATCCCAACTGACAAATTGCGCATCTTCTTGAGATAATGAGGTGGAGCGATCAAATGTCACTGTAATTCCATCGTCCTTTAAGCTCGGGAATGATGGATTTAGCATGTGCTCTGTAGGCTTCAGAATAATGGTGTTTTCGCCTTTGTCTTCTTGGTTCACACCAAAAATATCAAACACATTAATCATATAAGTTGGCAAGATAACGTCATCATCAAGCGTTTCAATTTCACTGACTATTTGCTCTGCACGGCCTTGGCCGCTCGAGTGTAGTTCAAGTAGTCTGTCTCGACCTTGCTCCATTTTTGCTCGCAGCACTGTGTTTTGCTTAGCCACTTGCTCAAGTAAAGGATCAAGCTCTTCTTCATCACAGTTATGTGCAGCGATAAATTCAAGTAAATCTTCAGAGAACTCTTTGTATAGTAGCTGACCGGTCGTGCTGGTGGTTTCAAATGCATCCAATGCCTCGTTATACCAACGCAGTAATACTTCCTGTGCGGTATTCGCAAAGTAAGGCACATGAATATTCACGTCATGCTGCTGACCAATACGATCAAGTCGACCGATACGTTGCTCTAACAAGTCTGGATTCAGTGGTAGATCGAACAGCACCAGATGGTGTGAAAATTGGAAGTTACGACCTTCAGAGCCTATTTCAGAACATAACAGCACCTGTGCACTGTCATATTCGTCAGCGAAGTAAGCGGCTGCACGGTCTCGTTCGATAATTGACATGCCTTCATGGAAGACCGCTGAACGAATACCTTCACGCTCGCGTAAGGTTTGCTCAAGACTTATTGCTGTTTGTGCTTCGGCACAGATCAAAAGTACTTTTTCGTGCTTTAGTTCTTTCAGCTTCTCAATTAACCAATTAACGCGCGGATCAAACTGGGTCCAGCTGGCGCTTTCGCCTTCAAACTCTTGGAAGATTTTTTCAGGGAATAAGGCGCGTAATGCGCTTTTTTCAGCAGTTTGTATGCCGCCCATACTTCCAAGTACCGACATCGCCGTTTTGTATTGCTTTGGCATGTCAACTGGATGTGCATGCACTTTACGACCAGGGTAACCATCAATACCACTGCGGCTATTACGGAACAAGATACGGCCTGTACCATGACGGTCAAGTAACATGCCTAATAGCTCTTGTTTTGCCTCTTGCTCTTTTGCAGCAACACGTTTAAGAAGTTCTGAGATATCAGTTTCTTTTAGAAGCTCAGTAATGGTCGCTGTGGCTTTGTCATCTAACTGCGCATCTTGCAGCAGTTGATTCGCCGCATCGGCAATTTCTTTATAATTACTTTCTTCTGCAACAAACGCATCATAGTCATAGAATCTATCAGGGTCTAATAACTGTAAACGGGCAAAATGACTACGATGGCCTAATTGATCAGGCGTCGCGGTCAATAAGATGAGGCCCGGGATATCTTGGCTAAGTTCAGCAATACGCTGATATTCAGTACTTGGCTTATCTTTTTCCACGGTAAGGTGGTGCGCTTCATCAACGACAAGCAGATCCCAATCTGCAAGCGTTGCTTGTTCAAACCAGCGACGTTTTTTGGTGATAAATTCAAGACTGACCAAAACCAACTGCTCGGTTTCAAACACATTGGGTGAATCTGCAAAAGCTTCATCACAGCGCTCTTCATCAAAGATGGAGAAACGTAAGTTGAAACGGCGCAACATCTCTACTAACCACTGATGTTGCAAGCTTTCTGGTACTGCAATTAGCACTCGGCTAGCACGTCCTGTCAGGATCTGCTGATGCAAGATCATACCGGCTTCGATGGTTTTACCCAAGCCCACTTCATCAGACAGTAAAACACGCGGTGCAAAACGTTGCCCAACTTCATCAGCGATATACAACTGGTGCGGAATTAAGCTGGCACGTTGACCGATCAAGCCTTTGAGATGAGATTGTTGACGGTTAAATTGATGCTGCCATGTTTGGTAACGTAGTGTATAGCGATCAAATCTATCCACTTGACCTGCAAATAGTCTGTCCTGTGGCTTATTAAACTTAATGAAATGATCTAAAAAGGTTTCTTTTAGGCTGACCGTTTCTTCTGTGTCTAGACGAACACCATGATAGCAAAGCAGATCCCCTTGCTCTTCGATGCTCTCTACACGCATTTCCCATTCTTCAACACTGCGGATCACATCCCCAGGATTAAATGCTACTCGAGTCACCGGTGCTTCTTGTACAGAATAAACGCGGTTTTCTCCACTGGCGGGAAACAGAATGGTTACTTGCCTACCTTCTAAGGCGACAATGGCCCCTAAACCCAAATCTGATTCGGTATCGCTTATCCAGCGCTGACCTAAGGAAAAATTCATGGTTTTCTCATCTTCGCAGAAAAAAGGCGGCTATGTTACCGAGAAGCAAAGCCTTGTTCAAGATTGTAAAAACACAATAAATGTGCCTTACCGCGAGGTGTTGCGCAGGTTTTACAAGATAACTGTTTCATAATTGCTGTTTGTTCACCGTTGATTGTTTTTTATTGTGCAATAGTGGCTATTAAGCATAGTCAAACATCGCTATTGTTGGAGATAAAATATACGAATTGAATGATTTTAAAAAGTGCCAATAGAGTGACTTTGGAAATAAATGGGGACATTTAAGCAAAAGGTTTTTTGTCATGAAAACGACTTTTGTGACAAATAGACTAAAATTAAGTGAGAGCGATGTATTGTGTGGCGAGCAATACACAGTTCAATCATAGAAATTGCAGACGAATAGGAATGCACTATGGGAAAAGATGACCTCGACCGGAAAATTTATGTATTAGATACTAACGTTTTACTTCACGAACCCCTCGCTTACCTTTCCTTCCAAGAACATGATGTTGTGATCCCCATGACTGTGTTAGAAGAACTTGACCACATCAAAGATAGAAAACGTGATGTGAGCCGAGATGCGCGTGTGGCGATTCGCAGTTTAGATGATGTACTGACCGATGCGACCCCAGAGCAAATGTTAGAAGGTGTTGATTTACCGAAAGTACAGCGAGATCCTAATAAACCAGCCAGCAGTGGTAAGCTTATTATTGTCAATGACCATTTATACCCCGACAGTATTTCTGGGTTGCCTGGCAATGAAAACGACCACAGTATTATCAACTGTGCGCTACAACTTCAAAAACAATACACAGAAAAAAAAGTAACTCTGGTAACCAAAGACATTAATATGCGCCTCAAAGCAAAGGGGGTGGGGTTGAAGTTTGTGGAAGACTATCGAACAGATC
This genomic window from Pseudoalteromonas luteoviolacea contains:
- a CDS encoding general secretion pathway protein GspB; this encodes MSYLVNALKQSQQQSKSEQEYVQARQSAQVAFYKRLSLGLGGGLISVCALSAGYFLGQSVQSADNEQAQVAVEAAPEVETNTGVTETQVVTSTSDSIQVEPETTQSIATHSVPANSNIVANAPVMTNQLQQPVLMQQPMVQNQIHYQWMSVQVGFDASGRAVYSQQLVPVNSQGQIVNVPIQNQMPQTQQFAATGQFAQPNMTYPQQSFTAPNSGQVYNSAMPQQYTGTQQANQFNQPQSRQDNELAGVSDELKKAFAAAVEETRPTFTIDSDEEGDVVSSSKETAQATPVELLPPKLQNSIPSLRYQAHIYATEPDKRWIKVNNRELYEGDNLGALTIVEITPEQALFDFDGIEFTLNAMQDWIP
- a CDS encoding HD-GYP domain-containing protein, whose protein sequence is MKTINIKELQPGMFVVGVIKQAGHIRVKNQGWVRDEKGINNLIHSGVLEVEIDPDKTLDQSQPEPEVTDEVTTTAKPDPWHKAVPVEAELGQAVKMYEQAKQLQEKAFSDIKEGRKVNIAEFKETASGFIDSVFRNQDALACIARIREKDGYLLEHSLNVSILMSIFAKHLGFERALIEELATGALLHDIGKIKIPDEILQKPDKLSENEFAIMREHAKYSHDIVKDSGLGEIAAEIAGFHHERLDGTGYPYAKQGDELSQYVRMISIVDVYDALTADRVYKVGMTPIKAFKKLKAGCPDQFDGDLLNQFIHCIGMYPVGTLVKLKSHRVGIVAASNPTSPLQPVVKVFYNAKNMFHVEVRDVDLSDKRIDDELEAAVKPEEFGLDLIKFFRHSMLP
- a CDS encoding amidohydrolase — translated: MKTLLTSMAFLCCAHQAVASNLESTISQSLPKLEALYLHLHQNPELSMQEKQTGARLADELTALGFEVTERVGGYGVVGLMKNGDGPTVMIRADTDGLPIIEQTGKPYASKIRVKDANNNLVGVMHGCGHDIHMTSFIGAAEQLVKRKQQWQGTLMMVAQPAEEVGAGAKAMLKEGLFSKFAKPDHVLGLHVSASLPAGKVAISPGYALANVDSVDITVKGQGGHGAYPHTTIDPIVLASRIVLGIQTITSREVSPLKPSVITVGSIHGGSKHNIISNEVKLQLTLRSYDREVRDQQIAALKRLTKGVALSAGLPPEQAPVVHVHESESIPSTYNAPALANAVTASIKNELGAENVVKAEPVMAGEDFGLYGRTDDNIPITIFWLGGVEPQAYADAQKQGTSLPSLHSSKFAPDYPLALKTGVRAMTASALDLFNQK
- the rluA gene encoding bifunctional tRNA pseudouridine(32) synthase/23S rRNA pseudouridine(746) synthase RluA, with the protein product MLLNYNPPTDPYLGLLYQDEHMLVINKPSGLLTVPGKDPKHADSVINRINRVFPTAKIVHRLDMATSGILCLAMHKEAHRFLSIQFQDRLTKKRYVARVHGKLERTEGSVDLPLICDWPNRPKQKVCHEAGKPSLTHYEVLEYEPHATRVSLTPITGRSHQLRVHMQSLGHVILGDRLYATGHALKAAERLQLHAQMLEICHPVSGEMMQFNAPDPF
- a CDS encoding DeoR/GlpR family DNA-binding transcription regulator, producing the protein MQYHANNTLAIPIRSSKIRQKNAGTCKMLLAERHQLILEQLNLHGRITSVELAKSLAVSEDTIRRDLNKLGELKLLNRVHGGALVMQEETPDYFDRLNTPDPSKKRFLEPALNMLEAGQTIVIDSGETCRYLAQNLPANLPLTVVTGCPLIVQDLMQQPQVNVIQIGGKMFKPAMRTVGHSAIEMLKQIRFDIVFMGICAFHAKHGFCVNYLEEAEVLRATIEQADRTVLMGPHDKLDKTKTYQIVPAHKINHVITDEGIRQDVQTSIQSLGIELTIVPSS
- a CDS encoding HAD-IA family hydrolase, coding for MESYCNLSKYKGAIFDMDGTLVDSDTAIAKAIAPWCKMHQLDIEQVLIDGRGVRFEDYVKQYLPHLDLHQEVKHLEGAEAAFAKYVEEITGAQAFLTHLQQLNLPWALATSADRDNALKRMQTCHLPIPTHLIGAEDVQQGKPDPEPFTAAANKLGLPCRECVVFEDSDAGVQGALSAGCDVVVVGRFCQLSHPNIVARINDYTNWNARLLLGRQAC
- the rapA gene encoding RNA polymerase-associated protein RapA; its protein translation is MNFSLGQRWISDTESDLGLGAIVALEGRQVTILFPASGENRVYSVQEAPVTRVAFNPGDVIRSVEEWEMRVESIEEQGDLLCYHGVRLDTEETVSLKETFLDHFIKFNKPQDRLFAGQVDRFDRYTLRYQTWQHQFNRQQSHLKGLIGQRASLIPHQLYIADEVGQRFAPRVLLSDEVGLGKTIEAGMILHQQILTGRASRVLIAVPESLQHQWLVEMLRRFNLRFSIFDEERCDEAFADSPNVFETEQLVLVSLEFITKKRRWFEQATLADWDLLVVDEAHHLTVEKDKPSTEYQRIAELSQDIPGLILLTATPDQLGHRSHFARLQLLDPDRFYDYDAFVAEESNYKEIADAANQLLQDAQLDDKATATITELLKETDISELLKRVAAKEQEAKQELLGMLLDRHGTGRILFRNSRSGIDGYPGRKVHAHPVDMPKQYKTAMSVLGSMGGIQTAEKSALRALFPEKIFQEFEGESASWTQFDPRVNWLIEKLKELKHEKVLLICAEAQTAISLEQTLREREGIRSAVFHEGMSIIERDRAAAYFADEYDSAQVLLCSEIGSEGRNFQFSHHLVLFDLPLNPDLLEQRIGRLDRIGQQHDVNIHVPYFANTAQEVLLRWYNEALDAFETTSTTGQLLYKEFSEDLLEFIAAHNCDEEELDPLLEQVAKQNTVLRAKMEQGRDRLLELHSSGQGRAEQIVSEIETLDDDVILPTYMINVFDIFGVNQEDKGENTIILKPTEHMLNPSFPSLKDDGITVTFDRSTSLSQEDAQFVSWDHPMVEGVMDMICDDDFGCASVALLKNNKLPVGTFFVELIYVAETSAPKALQVGRFLPPTPIRVLMDKAGNNLAENVAFDAFNQQLSAVGRQTASKLANALQSGIHPLIAKATDIANQQLDTLQSQAQADMQTRLDEEQTRLNALKAINPNIREEEIKVFDKQKAQLSEHISKAQVKLDAIRLIVVANQ